The Streptomyces sp. NBC_00224 genome contains the following window.
TGGTGGGGTATTTGCGGGCGACGGCGAAGGAGAACGCGCTGCGGAGTGCGGCGGAGCCGCCGGAGCAGTAATTCGGGTGCGGGTCGTCTGTGGCTGGTCGCGCAGTTCCCCGCGCCCCTGAAGACGGCACCACGTAGCACTGCACGTACGAGAAGGGCCCCCGACGATGGCGTCGGGGGCCCTTCTCGTACGGGCGCGGCCTACTCGGCCAGCACCGCTTCCGCGTCCAGCGTGACGCCCACGGCCTGGATCACCGAAGCGATCTTGAAGGCCTCCTGGATCGTCTCGCGGTCGACACCGGCCTTGCGCAGGACCTGCTCGTGCGAGTCGAGGCACTGGCCGCAGCCGTTGACCGCGGAGACGGCCAGCGACCACAGCTCGAAGTCGACCTTCTCCACGCCCGGGTTGCCGATGACGTTCATCCGCAGACCGGCCCGCAGCGTGCCGTACTCCGGGTCGGAGAGCAGGTGGCGGGTGCGGTAGAAGACGTTGTTCATCGCCATGACCGCGGCAGCGGCCTTGGCGGCGGTGTACGCCTCGGGGGAGAGGTTGGCCTTGGCCTCGGGCTCCAGCTCGCGCAGGACCTT
Protein-coding sequences here:
- a CDS encoding alkyl hydroperoxide reductase; protein product: MALDELKSALPDYAKDLKLNLGSVIGNSELPAQQLWGTVLACAIASRSPKVLRELEPEAKANLSPEAYTAAKAAAAVMAMNNVFYRTRHLLSDPEYGTLRAGLRMNVIGNPGVEKVDFELWSLAVSAVNGCGQCLDSHEQVLRKAGVDRETIQEAFKIASVIQAVGVTLDAEAVLAE